A single Vulpes lagopus strain Blue_001 chromosome 3, ASM1834538v1, whole genome shotgun sequence DNA region contains:
- the C3H16orf82 gene encoding protein TNT: MALDKASLGPISQTHHSQASQGLLPLDKPDQLPPTFLQGRNGESAAWNAQGQAPSLSPPSVESQPPTWPHHDTGATQKPLRVSGGSLRNPWSSESGLLSLQQSSLGKCNDSDISLLSSGYAGDEENSEVSLLGSTPILRLQRRLLTQAGSAPTSQLCAIYSPSQIRNRLASQAHSIEQTGGEK, from the coding sequence ATAAGCCAGACACACCACTCACAGGCCTCCCAGGGCCTCCTCCCCCTGGATAAACCAGATCAGTtgccccccaccttcctccaggGTAGAAACGGGGAGTCTGCTGCCTGGAATGCTCAGGGCCAAGCTCCAAGCCTCTCGCCCCCCAGCGTAGAGTCCCAGCCACCCACTTGGCCACACCATGACACAGGAGCAACTCAGAAGCCCCTGAGAGTTTCAGGGGGTAGCCTAAGAAACCCATGGAGCAGTGAGAGCGGCTTGCTGAGCCTGCAACAGTCCAGCTTGGGGAAATGCAATGACAGTGACATCAGCCTGTTGAGCAGTGGATATGCAGGGGATGAGGAGAACAGTGAGGTCAGCCTGTTGGGCAGCACTCCAATCTTGAGGTTGCAGAGAAGGCTCCTCACCCAGGCCGGCAGCGCCCCGACCAGCCAGCTGTGTGCTATCTACTCGCCCAGCCAGATAAGGAACCGGCTAGCCAGCCAAGCCCACAGCATCGAGCAGACTGGAGGGGAAAAGTGA